In the genome of Lentisphaera araneosa HTCC2155, the window AAATGTTTTTTTTATCTTTTTTCTCAAGCTTTTAAAAAAGTCTAATTTTCGACCTCGTTTTACCCTCAGCGTATAGGCTTCGTTTCACCTGATATAAGCTACTCTTTTTTAATATTATGCGATGATTTATTTGATGATGTTACGCTCTGTTCTTAGAGTGTGGAGTCACATTCGACCGCTGCTTAGACTCATAACTTAGACCATGGTTTTACCCATAGGAGTTCTATTTTTCCTGTTTCTTATCGTCTTTAACTTTTTTATAGGTATAAATTTTCTCTTTCCCCGTAATGGTCAGAATCCCGTTCTTAATGACATAGTGACCTTCATATTCCTTGTCATTAATATAAACCTCGAGCTCATTATCACTCACGATGAAGGTGCCGCCATGGCTAATGCGATGATCATCGACAACTTGAGTAACGCTTATGATATCTGGCGCTAAAAAGGTCGCAAATTCTCTATATTCTTTATTGGAAGGTTCTTCGCGGTTAATAACTCTCTCCCAGCTGCCCATTAAACTTTGTGGGGCAGAGACATTTTGACAGGAGAAGAACATAAGGCTGATTAAGCTAATTAAAATTATTTTTTTCATATGTGACCTATGTTTGGTAGTGCAATTAGAATTTGATGAGATACTTGGATGTTCTTGGGTTTATTTATCATAATCTTTGGATAGGGGACCACTTACTTTTTTATTCACTTTATTAGAGAAAGTTACATCATCTTTGAGTGACTGAACCGCCTTGTGCATTTTTTTGAGATTGTTACCATAATTGATACTGATTTGATGGAAACTCCCATCATTGAGTAAGATTCCCGACTGACCAATTCCTTCTCCTGCATGTGATAGAGTGTTCCTATGTTCGAACCTTTTAATATAGGGAATTTTCACATCAAAAGACCATTGCTCAGATCCTGGGTAATGAACTGTGAATCTTTCAGTCGTGATAATGGCCTCATAAGTGGCAGGATGTGTACGGTGCCAATAAGCAATGTAAAATAATATAAGGCTAACTAAACTAAAGCTTATTATCCAAATAGAGCGGAGGTTCTCAGGCACAGAAGTTTTAGCAAAATGTTCATATCCATAGAGTCCGGCAATATATAGCCAACAGGCAGCACCCATGTTAATAAATAATTTAGACCTTTGTTTTCGGTCTTTTTTGTAGTGGTAAATGACTTCTGCTCTTGTGTTCATATTTCTTGCCAATGACTAAAGTTTTAGTGCAGTTTTAGTCTCTGCCTCTAAGTAAATACAATGCTTTACTAGAGCTTGGCTTTGCGGACTTCGCAAAAGAAAAGTGCATGGAGTAAAGGGGAGAAAGTTGGTTTTTTAAGCAAGCCAGGACTTAAGGTGAAATCAAAAGTTATTTTGCGGGCTCTTAAACAAAAAAAACGCTCCCTCAAAAAGAAGGAGCGTTGAAGAATTCGTGACGAAGAAATTAGTCTTCGATGATTCCGTAAGGACGCAGAGCCTCAATGATTTCGCTCTCGGGATCTTGAGGAATGACAATATCACGACCAACGATTTTTTCGGCTATGCCAGTATAAGTCTTGGAAACGGACATCATTAAATCAACCGGAAGCTTGTTGTCGCTTGCCAAGGCCTCACGTTCATCCATGCGGTTTTTATTGAGTAAGATATCTGGATCGGGGAAATGGCTGAGAAGTGCCTGACGGAAACCTTCTTTTGAGTTTTCGAGGATCTTGCCTTCACGGTAAGCATCGCCATCCCAAATACGCGAAGAATCAGGGGTGCCCACTTCGTCAATATAGATCAGTTTTCTATCGCCTTGAGCATCTTCGATGTAACCAAATTCAAATTTGGTATCCACAAAGATTTGATCGATTTTTGCGAGGGCATCGGAAATAACTTTGAAACCTTCTTTGAGAAGTTTTTCGTAGAGGTCCACATCTTCTGCAGACTCAAAATTAAACTCTTCCAAGTGATCGGTGATGTTCTTGCGAGTGATGTTAACGTCATCCACTGGGGGCACGTCATCGAGACCACGAATAATGCCCTTGGTAGAAGGAGTGATGATGAGTGTGGGAAGCTTCGTGTTATTCTCGAGCCCTTCGGGAATCGGCAGACCACAGATCTCGCGGATGCCTTTGTCGTAGTCACGCCACATGCTACCCGTGATGTATTGACGACAAATAGCTTCGACGCGGAGTGGCTTGGCTTGTTGAACAATCCAAACGAGTGGGTGAGGGCAGTCGACAATATGATTGCCAGCCAGGCCATTTTCTTCGAAGAGTTTGAACCAGTGTAGGGCAACGGAGTTGAGCGCTGCACCTTTACCAGGAATACCATAGAGACCTTCTTCACCTTTCCAAATGCAATCAAAAGCAGAAATACGATCAGAAATCACCATGACCGCGAGGCGAGCATCGGGATTAACGGAATAGTTTTTTTCTTTAATGAGGCGAGCACTATCATCGGCACTAAGCCAGTAAACGGAGCGAACTTTGCCAGAATGGACCGCACCATCGGTACGAATCGGCAGTTTATCGTTAATTTCCAAGACTTTTGGAATCATATTTCTTCCTTGCTTTATCGAATTATCTTTATGCCGGAATATAGTGGGAAAAGTCAAGGGCGCAAAAAGAGCGGAAGATTATTTATTTGAAATCTGCCGACCTCGTTTTTAAGCTAGAATTTGCAAGGAAGAAAAAATGAAATGTGCAGAATGTGGGCGTGCGGTCAGTTTAAAAGATGGCACATGTTATTACTGTCGGGAAATACCTGCGGCATCGGAAGCTGAATTAAAGTTGATGCTCATCGATATGGAGCGCAAAGAAGCTAAGAATCAGTCGGGAAATGGGATATTTAAATTCGCGCGTATTTTGTCTTTTCTCTTGGGCTTAAGTCTCGCCATCATTGCCATAATCAATGTCTTTGATACCAAATTCTTCCTCTTTGCCTGCGCATTAGTTTTTGTCTTCAATGCCTGGACCCTAGAAAACGGTTACATGCGTTCGACGATCTTTTGCATTTTAATTTCAGGGGTGACTTCGATATACACGCTCTCGCTCGGGGTCAATTACTTGCGGGGCGATCAACAAAATTTTAGCATCGCCTTTTTTGCTGTTTTCATGAGCATACTTATCGCCATTCCGGGGATATTAATGATATACCACACAGAGATGGAGAAGAGAAAAAAGTGAGTAATTTTCGTTTGCCTGCCAAAGGCAGTAAAATATTTTTTGCGGGTTTAGGCGGCATCGGCATGAGCGCCCTCGCACAATTCATCAATAGCCTAGGGTATGAAGTGGCGGGCAGTGACCGCGACATCAGTTCTCCGAGTCAAGCCGAGCTCTTTGCGAAGCTCGCAAAGCAGGGCATCCAACACTTTGTGCAGGATGGTTCCGGCGTCAGCAGTTTTGCACCTGACCTCATTGTTTTTTCTTCAGCTTTAGAAGATGATAATCCCGACTTTTTAGCTGCGCCCAATACCGCGCGCATGCACCGTTCACAAGCCATTGCTGCGGCCGTTGATCAGAGTGGACTCAAAGCGATTGCGGTGGCAGGGAGTTGTGGCAAGACTTCGGTAACGGCGTGGATAGCGGCGACCATGCGAGCGATGGGCAAAGCACCGGTGATGATTAATGGAGGCTATTCTCCCGACCTCGAGTCCGATACCCACCCAGGGAATTTTGGCGATGGTAGCGACTATGTGATTTTTGAAGCTGATGAGAGCGATGGCTCACTGGTTAATTTTACTCCAGAGCTCTCCCTCTTGCTCAACATGGGCGATGATCACCACAGCAAAGATAAACTCGAAGTCATGTTTAAAACCTTCCTTGATAATGCCAAGCACGCCTTGGTCAATGATGAACTTGCCTACTTAGCAAAAGATCATCCTTCACACAAAAGCTTTTTGTCCGAGCAAGCTGATTTCTCTTTGAGTCAAGTGCAACACAATCAGCAGGGCGTGACGTTCTCTCTCAATGGAGACTTTGTGCAGACCAGTCAATGGGGCGTACATTCCGCGGATAATGCCCTTGCGGTGATCGCAAGTTTAGCTACTTGTGGTTTTTCCTTAGAAGAAATCCTTCCAGCCATGTTAGCCTTTTGCGGAGTTCGCAGAAGGTTTGAACTCAAGGGGCGAGTCAAAAATGTTCCCCTCTATGACGATTACGCTCACAATCCACAAAAAATTGCGGCCTGTATTGCCGCTGCACAAGCGATTTATAACGGCCCTGTATTAGTCTTTTTTCAACCTCACGGCTATGGTCCTTTGGGTTTTATGGCCGAGGCACTCCAGCGTGAGTTAGAGGGCGTTTTAAATCCTCAAGATAAGTTTGTCTTCCTGCCCGTTTTCTACGCGGGTGGCACCACTTCCTTTAAACCCACTTCCAAAGAAGTTTGTGAATCTTATGCACAGGCGGGCTTAAAAGTTGACGAACTCGCTGACCGTGAGCTCTGCTCAGCTTACCTCGCAGAACAGGCCAAAGATTATTCTTGCATCCTCGTTGTGGGAGCGCGTGACCCATCGATTCCTCTCTGGAGTCAAAGCTTAACGGATGAAGCCTCATGATTGGTGGTGTTGGCACAGATATTTGCGCTCTTGAGCGCATCGAAAAATTGCTTTCGGGGATTCGCCGTGATCATTTCCTCGATAAAACTTTCACTGATCGTGAATTAGATTTAGCTCCGAATTCTAAAGCGGAAGTGGCCTTTTTCGCCGGCCGTTGGGCCGCAAAAGAAGCTTTAGCAAAAGCTTTGGGCACTGGATTTGGGCAATTTTGTCGCTGGCAAGAAATTTGCATTGATCGCCAAGAGTCGGGTGCACCCGAAATTAAATTATCGGGGGTAACTGCTCAGACTGCTGATAATCTAGGACTTACAAATTTTCACCTCAGTATTAGCCACGAAAAGAGCCATGCCGTCGCATTTGTAATCGCAGAAAAATTATAATTTTTTCTTCTTTTCCCTTTGGCGCAACTTGTTTTCTACGCA includes:
- the acpS gene encoding holo-ACP synthase, translated to MIGGVGTDICALERIEKLLSGIRRDHFLDKTFTDRELDLAPNSKAEVAFFAGRWAAKEALAKALGTGFGQFCRWQEICIDRQESGAPEIKLSGVTAQTADNLGLTNFHLSISHEKSHAVAFVIAEKL
- a CDS encoding glutamate ligase domain-containing protein; translated protein: MSNFRLPAKGSKIFFAGLGGIGMSALAQFINSLGYEVAGSDRDISSPSQAELFAKLAKQGIQHFVQDGSGVSSFAPDLIVFSSALEDDNPDFLAAPNTARMHRSQAIAAAVDQSGLKAIAVAGSCGKTSVTAWIAATMRAMGKAPVMINGGYSPDLESDTHPGNFGDGSDYVIFEADESDGSLVNFTPELSLLLNMGDDHHSKDKLEVMFKTFLDNAKHALVNDELAYLAKDHPSHKSFLSEQADFSLSQVQHNQQGVTFSLNGDFVQTSQWGVHSADNALAVIASLATCGFSLEEILPAMLAFCGVRRRFELKGRVKNVPLYDDYAHNPQKIAACIAAAQAIYNGPVLVFFQPHGYGPLGFMAEALQRELEGVLNPQDKFVFLPVFYAGGTTSFKPTSKEVCESYAQAGLKVDELADRELCSAYLAEQAKDYSCILVVGARDPSIPLWSQSLTDEAS
- a CDS encoding phosphoribosylaminoimidazolesuccinocarboxamide synthase — protein: MIPKVLEINDKLPIRTDGAVHSGKVRSVYWLSADDSARLIKEKNYSVNPDARLAVMVISDRISAFDCIWKGEEGLYGIPGKGAALNSVALHWFKLFEENGLAGNHIVDCPHPLVWIVQQAKPLRVEAICRQYITGSMWRDYDKGIREICGLPIPEGLENNTKLPTLIITPSTKGIIRGLDDVPPVDDVNITRKNITDHLEEFNFESAEDVDLYEKLLKEGFKVISDALAKIDQIFVDTKFEFGYIEDAQGDRKLIYIDEVGTPDSSRIWDGDAYREGKILENSKEGFRQALLSHFPDPDILLNKNRMDEREALASDNKLPVDLMMSVSKTYTGIAEKIVGRDIVIPQDPESEIIEALRPYGIIED